Proteins encoded in a region of the Bartonella taylorii genome:
- a CDS encoding protein-disulfide reductase DsbD domain-containing protein, which produces MKKIQILINLQNNATFFYKKLLVTLSLTFIFLEFINIPVSAQTKQNAYLFPTSWYESDGGCIRLAITEPSFSGRRDGIIEILLKPGWKTYWRNPGNSGFAPFFNFNQQVSYEIFYPTPQLYETENDWSLGYKDKVVLPFNISGSSKNLSGTLTLGLCNKICLPFTVNFDFSLSVQKNKHLPLSLLKKAQDALPRTTHPEFQISAKKEINTLFIKIQNNNKIIPSSLFLDGGEMQIGPAKKVRENTEYTLFSAPIYFIPKETNQKVFYTVAFKNYALSGTFILHTQ; this is translated from the coding sequence ATGAAAAAAATTCAAATACTTATAAACTTACAAAATAACGCGACTTTCTTTTATAAAAAACTTTTAGTTACTTTAAGCTTAACATTCATATTTTTAGAATTTATTAACATCCCTGTTAGTGCTCAAACGAAACAAAACGCATATCTTTTTCCAACATCTTGGTATGAATCAGATGGTGGTTGTATCAGACTAGCTATTACCGAACCCTCTTTTTCTGGAAGAAGAGACGGCATTATTGAAATTCTTCTTAAACCAGGATGGAAAACATACTGGCGCAATCCAGGGAATTCAGGTTTTGCACCATTTTTTAACTTCAACCAACAAGTCTCTTATGAAATCTTTTATCCCACACCACAGCTTTATGAAACAGAAAATGACTGGTCATTAGGCTATAAAGATAAAGTAGTATTGCCTTTTAATATTTCCGGTTCAAGCAAAAATTTAAGTGGCACTTTAACTCTTGGATTATGTAATAAAATCTGTCTTCCGTTTACTGTTAACTTTGATTTTTCTCTATCCGTTCAAAAAAACAAACACCTTCCTTTATCCCTGTTAAAGAAGGCTCAAGATGCCTTACCTCGTACAACGCATCCTGAATTTCAAATAAGCGCTAAAAAAGAGATAAACACTCTCTTTATCAAAATACAAAATAACAACAAAATCATACCTTCTTCTCTCTTTTTAGATGGAGGAGAAATGCAAATTGGACCAGCAAAAAAAGTGCGTGAAAATACAGAATATACACTCTTCAGTGCTCCCATCTACTTTATACCAAAGGAAACAAATCAAAAAGTTTTTTATACAGTTGCCTTTAAAAATTATGCCTTAAGTGGAACATTCATACTCCATACACAATAA
- the rnhA gene encoding ribonuclease HI — MLNQQKVVEIYTDGACSGNPGVGGWGAVLRWNGHERELYGGQEHTTNNQMELIAAIHALKALKEPCSVDLYTDSVYVRNGISMWLEVWKKNHWRTASNSPVKNMELWQALEDACSHHTIRWHWVKGHAGHPDNERADALARKAITKYRENGYFPA, encoded by the coding sequence ATGTTAAATCAACAAAAAGTCGTTGAAATTTATACAGATGGTGCATGCTCTGGTAATCCTGGAGTTGGAGGATGGGGAGCAGTTTTACGCTGGAATGGTCATGAACGTGAACTTTATGGTGGACAAGAGCACACGACTAACAATCAAATGGAATTAATAGCAGCGATTCATGCATTGAAGGCGCTTAAAGAACCCTGTTCTGTCGATCTTTATACGGACTCTGTGTATGTCCGCAATGGTATCTCTATGTGGCTTGAAGTTTGGAAGAAAAATCATTGGCGTACGGCGTCAAATAGTCCTGTGAAAAATATGGAGTTATGGCAAGCTCTTGAAGATGCTTGTTCTCATCATACTATCAGATGGCATTGGGTAAAAGGGCATGCGGGACATCCAGATAATGAGCGTGCAGACGCACTTGCTCGGAAAGCAATTACCAAGTATCGCGAAAATGGATACTTTCCAGCATAG
- a CDS encoding homoserine kinase — protein sequence MAVYTNIHPNDLKVFLKRYSIGSLLSYQGIEEGIENSNFILYTTEGKFVLTLYEKRISKDDLPFFCSLMQHLSQRGIPCPQPVVQSDGTTIGELAGRPAAIITFLEGMWIRQPNICHCGEVGTSLAQLHLAGRDFTLSRKNTLSIMDWKLLWKHCQMSKDALLKEFRQRINMELVFLQENWPSNLPTGIIHADLFNDNVFFLNHRLSGIIDFYFACNDFLAYDLAICLNAWCFEQDYSYSLAKARKLLENYQKIRPLLPLELKAIILLARGASLRFLLTRLYDWFNTPPDSFVVKKDPREYWHKLCFFSNIDSLSELGF from the coding sequence ATGGCCGTTTATACAAATATTCATCCAAATGATTTGAAGGTATTTTTGAAACGTTATTCGATAGGTTCGCTTTTGTCTTATCAAGGCATAGAAGAGGGAATAGAAAATTCTAATTTCATACTGTATACAACAGAAGGGAAGTTTGTTCTAACACTTTATGAAAAACGTATTTCAAAAGATGATTTGCCCTTTTTTTGTAGCTTGATGCAGCATTTAAGCCAGCGTGGAATTCCTTGTCCTCAACCAGTAGTACAAAGTGATGGGACAACGATTGGTGAACTAGCAGGACGCCCTGCTGCTATTATTACGTTTCTGGAAGGGATGTGGATTCGTCAGCCCAATATATGCCACTGTGGCGAAGTGGGAACGAGTTTAGCGCAGTTGCATTTAGCAGGACGGGATTTTACACTCAGCCGTAAAAATACCCTTTCTATTATGGACTGGAAGTTATTGTGGAAACATTGCCAAATGAGCAAAGATGCGTTGTTAAAAGAGTTTAGGCAAAGAATTAATATGGAATTGGTTTTTTTACAAGAAAATTGGCCGTCAAATTTGCCAACAGGCATTATTCATGCTGATTTATTTAATGATAACGTGTTTTTTTTGAATCATCGTCTTTCTGGTATTATAGACTTTTATTTTGCTTGTAATGATTTCTTAGCTTATGATTTAGCTATCTGCTTGAATGCTTGGTGTTTTGAACAAGATTATTCCTATAGTCTCGCCAAAGCACGTAAGTTATTGGAAAATTATCAAAAAATAAGGCCATTGCTCCCCTTAGAATTAAAGGCAATTATTTTATTAGCGCGTGGTGCGTCTTTACGTTTTCTTCTCACGCGCCTTTATGATTGGTTTAATACACCGCCGGATAGTTTTGTGGTTAAGAAAGATCCACGCGAATATTGGCACAAGCTTTGTTTTTTCAGTAATATAGATTCACTTAGTGAATTGGGTTTTTGA
- the ispH gene encoding 4-hydroxy-3-methylbut-2-enyl diphosphate reductase, translated as MTILPPLTMRLCGPRGFCAGVDRAIQIVLLALKKYGAPVYVRHEIVHNRYVVEGLQQHGAVFVEELDEIPEKHRCQPVVFSAHGVPKSVPEEARCYNLFYLDATCPLVSKVHKQAIRHQRHGRHVILIGHSGHPEVIGTMGQLEKGAVTLIETIEDALHYQPNDPDKLGFVTQTTLSVEDTAEVLDVLQRRFPMLEAPAAESICYATTNRQDAVKAAALGSDLFLIVGAPNSSNSRRLVEVAERFGAQRAVLVQRADEIDFNRLGALSVVSLSAGASAPEIIIDEIISAFRERYDVTIELAETVVETETFLVSRELRDVTLTPQDMAFVNGRVKTLKNENQNTRMPITKAK; from the coding sequence ATGACTATACTTCCTCCTTTAACAATGCGTCTTTGCGGTCCGCGTGGATTTTGTGCGGGGGTTGATCGTGCTATTCAGATTGTCCTTCTTGCATTAAAAAAATATGGTGCTCCAGTCTATGTTCGTCATGAAATTGTGCACAACCGCTATGTGGTTGAAGGGTTGCAGCAACATGGTGCTGTTTTTGTTGAAGAGCTTGATGAGATTCCAGAAAAACACCGCTGTCAACCTGTTGTATTTTCTGCCCACGGTGTACCGAAGTCTGTACCAGAAGAAGCGCGCTGCTATAATTTGTTTTATCTTGATGCAACATGTCCGTTGGTCTCTAAAGTTCATAAACAAGCGATACGGCATCAACGTCATGGACGTCATGTTATATTGATTGGTCATTCTGGTCATCCTGAGGTGATAGGAACAATGGGACAGCTTGAAAAAGGAGCTGTGACATTAATTGAAACGATTGAAGATGCTTTACATTATCAACCAAATGATCCAGATAAATTAGGATTTGTTACACAAACGACACTTTCTGTTGAAGATACAGCAGAGGTTCTCGATGTGCTACAACGGCGTTTTCCTATGTTAGAAGCTCCAGCTGCTGAATCAATTTGCTATGCTACCACGAACAGGCAAGATGCTGTTAAGGCAGCAGCGTTGGGAAGTGATTTGTTTTTGATTGTTGGAGCGCCGAATTCCTCTAATTCGCGACGTTTGGTGGAAGTTGCTGAAAGGTTTGGTGCGCAACGGGCTGTTTTAGTTCAGCGTGCTGATGAAATTGATTTTAATCGTCTGGGAGCTCTTTCCGTTGTAAGTCTGTCAGCAGGGGCTTCTGCTCCCGAAATTATTATTGATGAAATCATCTCAGCTTTTCGCGAGCGTTATGATGTTACAATAGAATTGGCTGAAACAGTGGTAGAAACGGAAACATTTTTGGTGAGTCGCGAATTACGTGACGTTACTTTGACACCTCAAGATATGGCTTTCGTTAATGGTCGAGTTAAGACGCTGAAAAATGAAAATCAGAATACACGCATGCCTATAACGAAAGCAAAATAA
- the cyoE gene encoding heme o synthase, translating into MSVLRELSAANDKSTPPKSSIGDYITLLKPRVMSLVVFTALVGLVMSPVSMNPFYGFLAILCIAIGGGGAGALNMWYDADIDAVMERTKHRPIPTGKISPRKAFIFGMILSVLSVLIMGSFINWFSAIFLAFTIFFYVVIYTIWLKRRTPQNIVIGGASGAFPPMIGWAAATGTVSIESFLLFLIIFMWTPPHFWSLSLFSSLDYDAAGIPMMPNVRGETSAKKQILFYTVLMAICAAGPYITGFGGIFYGIFSTVLGIIFIHFSYRLWKADTRDTTILMAKKTFFFSLFYLAALFGVLLIESLVWCFIIR; encoded by the coding sequence ATGTCTGTTTTAAGAGAATTATCGGCGGCAAATGATAAATCAACTCCACCAAAATCCAGCATTGGTGATTATATCACGTTATTAAAACCACGGGTTATGTCACTTGTTGTATTTACAGCTTTGGTTGGACTTGTGATGTCACCTGTTTCTATGAATCCATTTTATGGTTTTTTAGCAATATTGTGTATTGCTATAGGTGGTGGTGGTGCAGGAGCACTTAATATGTGGTATGATGCTGACATTGATGCAGTGATGGAACGTACCAAACATCGCCCCATTCCTACTGGCAAAATCAGCCCTAGGAAGGCATTTATTTTTGGCATGATTCTTTCTGTACTTTCTGTATTAATTATGGGGAGCTTCATTAATTGGTTTTCAGCAATTTTTCTTGCATTTACAATCTTTTTTTATGTCGTTATCTATACAATTTGGTTAAAGCGTAGAACGCCACAAAATATTGTTATTGGCGGTGCATCTGGGGCTTTCCCACCAATGATTGGATGGGCTGCGGCAACGGGGACAGTGAGTATTGAGAGCTTTTTGTTATTTTTAATCATTTTTATGTGGACTCCTCCGCATTTTTGGTCTCTTTCTTTGTTTTCTTCTCTTGATTATGACGCAGCGGGCATTCCTATGATGCCTAATGTACGGGGCGAAACTTCAGCAAAAAAACAGATTTTATTTTATACTGTGCTTATGGCAATATGTGCAGCAGGACCTTATATTACCGGTTTTGGAGGAATTTTTTATGGTATTTTTTCGACAGTTTTGGGCATTATCTTTATACATTTTTCTTATCGTTTGTGGAAAGCTGATACGCGTGACACAACTATTTTGATGGCGAAAAAAACATTTTTCTTTTCGTTATTTTATTTGGCTGCTCTCTTTGGAGTTCTTTTGATTGAATCCCTTGTATGGTGTTTTATTATCCGCTAG